CAAATTTCTTTTCACTGTCCAGCGTATTCCAGTTGACAGCGTGCACACCACGCGGCTCACGGTTGCCTGCACATATGTCGTTGTCAGTTATGGTGATCTCAGGAGTCACAAACCAGTGGCCACTCTTGCTAGTCTTCCACGGATTGCTTGGACCTCGCTCTAAAGACGTCTCAGAGAGAGACAGGGCAGCATAGCGCTTTGGAGAACTTGAAAGGTTCAGGATAACGGGTTGAGATGAGACATTGGGAGATGCCCCGTGCCTTCCTTGATAAAATAGGTTCTCATAGCTTCTTCCACGAAGCACCGATTGGTCTTTGTCATGGCGAGGGTAAAGAATATTGTCCCAAGACTTGGACTGGTTTTTAGCCTCTGTCCTAAGTCTACTTGTCTCTGTGCCGTAGGTAGAATACCAAGGGGGCACACCAGTGTCAACCCTGACTCTTGGTGGAGTGAGCTGAGAAgactggttggaataaccagatATACTTGAGCGATACCAATCATCTGAAAAAGCCTGTGACATTCGCGGGCGCCTTCTGCCTTCTGTGTGGTATTGCCTTGATGGAAAGTAGCGATCCTCAGGAGAATTAAACGGCTTGTTATAATATAAATTCGAGCAACTTTGGTGGTATGAATTGAAACGGGGGTCATCCCCAAAGTAAGTGCTTGATGGGGTTTGAGAAAAGCAGGACCCTGCCTCACTCATAGGGTAGGGTGTACTATATACAGAGTGTGATGGCTCTTGGTTTGTATCTGCGAAATATGACCTGAGGGGAAGCGTGTGCACCCATCGATTCCTTGGATCATACTGACTCGTCATAGTACTTCCACGGCTGGCTAAACTGGATCTATCATCCTGAAAGTATGCCCTTGTATAGGGATGAACCGGATAGCGAACTGGGTCCTCTGTGTAGAAAAACTTTGTTGGGATGTTTGGGTTTGAGTAAGCTCTTTGTTCCTGATTTAGATACATTGCTGTTTGTGATGGCATTCGGTACATGTCTTGATGCTGGTAAGAAACGGGAGACATGCTTGTAGTGTAGTGATATCCTGGTCGGAAATCTCCATTGTAGCATTCACTTGGAGTTGGTGTTGGTGAGGAAATCTGCCGTGGTACATACAAACCTCGACTGCTACTAGCCTGTGAGAATCTTTGCCAAGCGAGTCGTTCAGGCCGTAGATTGGGGACCTGTCTAGATGTGTGTTGGAGCACAGCAGCATCTGGTTTAATGTCCACACGGCACCTGACATGAGGCGTTGGGGTTGTTGTTTCTGATTTACCCTCATTAAAACAATCAGAGACATACAGGGGAGAATTAGGTTGCAGTTTAATAGGGTGGACCTCGTTCAAAAATGCTTTGTTGGAGGAGTGTGCTTCTCTTTGTGTTTCAGAGGACCTCAAAGTGTCCGGAGCGTCCTTGGCTTGGTTGGTCTCCAGAGGAGACACAGAGATGGGTACAGGAGTAAGAGTTGATTTGATTCTGGGAGCACTTCGAGATCTTTTTCTATTTACAGAATCCGACCATGTGAGGTGGCTGGTTTTGTCTTGACTGGTCTGTTGTTGGATTTGCCTGGAGTTAAACAAATCTGGAGATGAGAAGCGAAGATATCCTGGTTGATCCAGTCCATTCCATGTTAGATCTTTGTGTAATGTCTGCTGTTCTGGACGCTTAAAAGGATACTCCATTGGGGAAGACGCAGACTGTGGGTCATCCAGTGATTCAAGAAAATCAAAGCTGCGGCAGTGTCTTTTGTTGATGATTTCTGCTTTATCAATCATCTTCAAGTCACACTGCAATGAAGAGTGAGCAGAACTGATGTGTTCGGTGGTTGGATATAAAGGAATGTCCTGGTAAAGAGTTGATGTCAGGATATCAGGAGGATGTGTCCGGGTCATCTTAATGGAACTTCAATGCCCTCCATTCAGTGTGACATTTCAAcaaaacctaaaggaaggaaaagaTATGTTGAGTTAAATAATCTATGACCTCAAAACTATAAACTACGAACTTGTAGTAAATATACATTACTGCGTGAATGGCTTATGCCTGGCACCCACTACTAGTGCGTCACAGCACAGACCTGTTTCTGAAAATAAAGCTGTGGATTGTCATGTTTGTTACTTAGCTGACTATGTCCTGGTTCATGAAAGATGATGATCAGACTGGTGCTGCCATTACTATTTTTGGGGTTGAAAAAATTCAAAGACACAAAAAAGTCCAAGTCTTAGAAGTAGTATGTATGAAAATTTTACTCGGATACAAACTTTAATGGGTTCTTCCTTCATGCCGCATTATGGAACGTTCACAAACAGGTTTACAGATTTGCAATTGTAAAAAAAGTAGATGAAGGAATTTTCACCAGTATTCCATTTTAATTATGTGGACTGAAAAAAATACTCAAAATAACATCCTCATCAAAAATGTCATTTCGTTTCAGTAGAACTCCCCCAGGAagaaaatgttgacaaaaaatgactatattgatgtattgaaaaaaaacattagtagCACTACTATAAAATCAAGTTGTTCAAACAAATGACAAGTCCAATGAAAAAGACAATCAAACTCAAGATGAAGAACTAAATATTTTACTAGGCCCATTTCTTAGGTGTTTGAAcacaaaccatttttttttccatttgtaatGCATAGATAAGGTCTTTTGTTGGCCCTCACCCATGAGCTAACCCTGAGCTGCCATCTGTTCACTGTCATGAGAGAGAACTAACCAGCCATGTCCCTGCCATGTCTCGCCAACACACCTAGATATCACGTCTGCTCACACTCAAAGAATCTCAGAAGCCGAGCCCATAATGCTGCAAATTTCTTTTCGTAGGCCTGTTTTATGAAAatgctcattattattattatatatgacTTGTTGGAGAAATATAAATCATTATAATTTTATATTATCATTATATTAAGACCTCTAATTTTAAATACCAGACGTGAAAATATCAGACTTTGTTTCCATAATAATTACATTGTATTGTCATTGTACTTCGAGCTAGTTGTCCCGTACTAATCTAAGTGTATTAAATAGGAGTGGGCAGTTGAATCAAGCTGTTTTACTTATGCAATACAACTACAATGAATCCACTGTGATAAGATGACTGCATTCCTgacacataatcatatgataatacTAGCTTTAATTATGTGCATCTAAAATAATTAACAGGAAAAAAGCACCACCCTTGGCAAACTTCCACAAGCCCGTGCAGAATCAGTCTCCAGGTCTGCCATTAATATTTAGGGTTTTCTCCAAAGTAGTTAAATGACTTATATGCGTGTACTTTGGTTTTgcaaagttattttttattcacggtCAAATGCAGCTCCTCAATAGATGTGCAACCTCTTCTTTTCGTTCTTTCTTCTTTCTCACCCCTCAAGTTTTAAAATCGCATGCCACATCCTGTCTCCATAGTTACTGCACACAGCACCATTCACCACACAAGGGCCAAAATCTCTGACAAAATGGACACTGAATCAGCAAATTTAAACTTGCAACACAATCgtgttttttaaatcataaaGTAGGCCTTAATGATGTTGTATGTATTTGGACGTACATTTGAATAATTTAATGGCTATTTGAGCAACCAAATGCACAACCCGCGTTACTACATTCGGAATGAGGTTAGCCATTCCTTAAAGCTTGCAAACCCTGGCTCGGTGTTTAATCGTCTCATTTGAGAGTAGTGTTAAATTTTGGTGCTGCGGCACCATGGGCCCGATGCGTCCGATGTGGTCCCAATGACATCATTTGCGCAGGAaagagggaaaaacaaaatcatcGGGTTCGAACCGGGACAACGGCTTGACTTTGGGCTAACTTCGCAAAAATAAGACTTGGCGAGTGAAGGTCGAGTCTTACCGGTTTACCGTGCAATTGATCAGATGAAATGGGCGGCGATGGAGTAAGAGGAGGAGGCGAATGTGTACTGCAGCTCGCCGCACCTGCTGGGGCGCCTCCATGCGTCGATCTCCTGTCTCGGATGCGTTACATCTCAGCTTCACCTCAAAACGCTCCCCCTTGTCGTGTTTAATGTGGAACAGAGCGTGCGggggtgtgtttgtgcgtgatggaagaagaggaggggtaCGTAACTGAGTCTGCGTCGAGAGGCGTGGTTACGTcgcttgtgtgtgcgcgtgtgtgcgcacgtTGCGTGCGCGTGAATAAAGATGGAGAAGTCCATCCGCCAAGTGATCCGTCAGTTTCATCGTTCACGGTTCATGAACTGAACTGAACAAATCAAGAGTAGGCGCTAATCCTCTACATACGTATCTGGCTTTGTCAAAATAGgcgcttttattttttcaacctCTGTGGTTGACGAAATGATGTTAAAAAAGACATACAGTGCCCTGAAAAGGTTAAAAGGTCGCTCCTTGAGCTGTCCAAAGCTTAGGATATTTTGTTTATAATTCAACCAAACTCTAGGCAGTTGGTTGTTTTTTATCTCGAGATATCAGAATAAAAGGGGCTGCAAATGCatgtcacatttttttaaatttacattCTCTTAAGATTTTGAAAACCATCTATCTTTTTCGTTCCACTTTACAATTACCGCGTGTGCTACTTTGCCCTCGCATATACTAAGGCgagggttggaaaaaaaaaaaaaaacaacctcaaaatgtgtttttaaatcttcaaaaaaagaaaacaaaaatcattgAGGCATAGATTCTTGATCGGAATAAAGAAACACTGAGGCCATATTTATTATCATTAAATTTGCAGTCacacaaatagcaaacaaaccaTGGTGCAATTATTGGTATGAATTCTCATTCATCTATAAGATTTATTACTCATCTTTTTTTCGTTGGGGCTTCTTTTAACCCTTTGTGGCGTCATTCTCACCTTACCATCGCATCTGCATCATTATAATCGATGGTGGGGACAGTTGGCTGCGAGCCCCATCCCGCCCACGGCGTACGACTGCTGCAGGAAATGTGCTTAGTGAAGCGCTCCCACGATGGATACAAATCACAACAACAGACGAGCCATGCTGATCAGCCTGGAACTGATTTTGTGGCAGGATATGATGTTTAATTGCTTGCATATCTTTGATGGAGAGCACAAATTAACTCATGCATCTTTGTTACAAAACAATACTGCAAACCCGCATGAATCACATGTATATGACTGTACCGTGGAAATCACATTGGTTGCCGTTCAGAACCCCACAGAGTGGATTATATGTGCGTATGTGTGACTCACCCTCATGCAGCACTGTGCACTGGCATCAGTTCATGTCAGCTGTTGGTTTGCAGGCATAAGTGTCTGTCAGCTGGCTGCTAGCAGGTGTCCCAGGCACCTTGAAGACTTTGTGGATAGGAAATCAATAGCTCTCTCTTGAttagaagtgcctctattcaagacGTAATAACCATTCAATCCATCAAAGTATGAGCATTAAAGAAACACTGCTTCACTCTGCTTCCACTGCTCCAATTGCATTCAAGCATACACCCCTAACCTAAGAAGCCAAGACAGAGTGAAACTAAATTTAACCTCACATTTTCTCAAGACAATACATGTCTGAGGAAAAAAAGCCATATTTCTGTAATTGTTAATGGCAACCAATCTTAGCTGGACTGTGTTTAAAGACAAGCGCAGAAAATAGTAATGATGTCAATGGCCTTCCAGGAGGAACATTTTCTTCACCTTTTCCAAAAATTGGACCTTTccaaatatatttattatgaCAGAgagatatgtatttatttaacattACATAACATTAttataatagtaataattaaTATTATAGGTGTAATTTGTAGTGAAATAATATGTACAAGTGCTGTGTAAATGTAACGAGTCTAGTTTCAAAGATAAACCGAAGCGTTGGAATCACATCtcaatataaaattaatattaCTATCGCACACACAGAATTCTTGACTTAGGTGTAATTACAGTAGATGAGATAAGATAATGATGTCTATCTGATGTCAGTGGTAGAATTAGAGTAAGAGCCACACGGAAAGGTTTTAGGAAAATGTTGGCTCTATCGGTCTTAAGGATTTCTTAACTAAAGTCCACTTGAAGCATTTAATTCTTCAACAACATAATCCTCTGTCCACTTCTCTCGCCTCAGACTTCATTTTATGCTTTCAGCAAAGTATAAAGCAGATTTACAGATACTGGAGGAGCATTTTTTGTAGTGTTGAATCTGATTTGATTAAAATATTATTGTATAGCTTATATCTAGTTtccatatatccatccatccatccatccatccatccatccatccatccatccatccatccatccatccatccatccatccatccatccatccatccatccatccatccatccatccatccatccatccatccatccatccatccatccatcatccatccatccatcctacaATGGAATAATATTATTTcccccagacacacacatgcacacgcatgcacacacacacacacacaaacacacgcacacacacacacacacacacacacacacactctcacacatacaaacagTATTACTTCTAAATTAAATCTGGCTCGTCATATCTGGCAAAGCAACTGTGActgttttgaaaaaaagaacattCTCATCTACTCCAAGTAACACTCACAACACAACAAATCTGTGTATAAGCCAAATCATTCGGGAGTGGTAACCATGGTAACACACACTGAGTAGGAGCAAAAGAGGGTGACTAGATTTCAAAGGGAATGAAGTAATGTGCTGATGGGAATCATTCAGACTATAAAAATCCATCTCATTGCTTAAAATCATAGCAATGTGTAAATACACGACAGTGCAGGTGTATTTGAAGTGGGAATCAGTCTCAAATTATGCATTTTACGGCACGTGTATATCTATCTATCCTCTTCTATAGTATGTCCACCTAACATTTCGGTTAACATAAGGTTTACCATAAGGAGACACCTTCCGGGAGGCTTGGAATACGGAAGATGCCTTGACAACTACCCACACTCATGTGGGTCATCGTTTAGAATAGAGTGGATATTATTCCCAGCTGCACTGAGCAAACACAAACTCCTCTGTCCTGCTCTCTGGAGTCACTCCGCGACATCCCATGGTGAGGCTTAATTAAATCTTTACCATACACTTCTCTCTCATCCTTCTTCATTTGCCATTTTGGCTAACGAATGACTCTGTCATGTGTGCAAGTTTATAATACATTTGTAAagtgcttctgttttttttaaattatttgctGTTGCTATGTCTCTGTAAAATTCTTATGTAATACACTGTCACATCACACCTACAGAAAAATGGTCTTAGTCGCAGTTTCATTCGTTCTTTAAACACTGATTTCACTATTTGCCTTTTTACAATACACATTCAAGTCCCATTTTCTCAAATGGAAGACAATTATGCTTTTGTGCCTCAGTGAGAAGGAAACAGTGACCCCCTTCTTAATATGTATGGTGTTtcccctcagttcaagaacagtaCAATGCAAGAGCCTACTCCTCACGGGCCAAGGCTTTAGGTTTTGTGTTGCGACTGGTACAAGTCATTTTTACCATTCAAACTGAGGCCTgagggaaagaagaatagtGAATAATGCACTGACTACATACACTCTCAAATAGTAAAGCATACTGCCTGCAATGTCTaagtcattatcatcatcattttgttggtagggagaaaaaaaactaaacaggaaCTACTTAAGTTACCGTGGGAtattgggaacgtaatttcaatctctttgtgtgtcttggcatgtgaagaaattgacaataaagcagactttgactttgaatgagaTTACATTTCTTATAAAGGGGTTAAGAATCATTTCATTGATCAGCTCTCTCTGtctgattaaaaataataaattataaataatgAAGCAAAACACAATGAAACATGCAATCAACTCGAGTCGTTTATGTTGCTCAACCACCCCATCAAATTAATCGTGCAGATCAGTTTTGACACTTTCTTCAATTTGCCGATTTAATTGCACCTTAAACGGACAGCATGTAATTACTCATTGTGGTTGGCAGCTGCAGTCATCCAGATGCACGTGTGTTCTCAGCGTCACACGGCTGTTTAAATGGGTCAGCTCTCGAAATAACCTAGCTCTTGAAGAAGTTGTGAGGCCCGAACGCACTATCTTTTCTTGTTTTTCTGTTTGCAATTAAGCACTTCCCTTCAGTATTTTACTTGAAACCTGTGATATTGTCAAGTCTGAAAGTGAACAGCTAAAACATTTGTGTATGAGACAACATCTAATTTATTTCTGTTACATTTTGTAGAGCAGATGTGTTCATCAGTAAAGGCGCAGTGTCTTTTCTAGTCATCTGGGCATCACCCCTTCAAAGCAAATTTAATTTACAATGAAATAATTAAATGGACTCCTGGGCAGCTTAGATAAGAAATGCAAGCAAGCATATAGCGCTGTAAAAACAAACTGACCTTTTAGAGAGGCGTCATATACAGTACCTTCCCTGTAATTTGGATTTTGCTCTCCTGGCACTTAAGTCTGCAAAGAAAACTTTTGTTGCAATAGATACATCGatttgttggtgaagaattaaaaactatttcacaCTACATAAAACAGCCATCATTTAGTCAACCAATAGTGGATCTGGGAGGAGACACTATGAGTGAGACTCCATATCTGTTTCAAGGTACAAGGCCATTAATCTCACATTCTATGAAAATACTGCATAAAGTCGATGTTCTTTTGCATATAATACGTAAAACCGCTTTCACTCCTCTGGTGATGTTATACAAGAAGGGCCGTCTTACGATCTATGTTCTGAGTTAAAAGGGTTGGATGGGACTTTCAAGTGCTGAGCTGTATAGCTTAATGAAACATAAAATGAGTGAACTCGCATAAGCATCCATTCTCTATAGCACTTTACCATCACTATTCTCCAGGCAAGAGGCGGAGCACACACTCGACTTGTTGCCAGCAAAATGGAGAGCAATTCgagacaaacaatcattcaCAATTTATAGTACTATTATCCGAGGAGTCAGGATGCATATTTTTACAAGTACTTAAAACCCACACATGCAGGGGGAGAACATGCATTGAAAAAGCTACACTGAAAGGCCGTAGCTAAGATTCAAATCGTTGACCTCAGAACTGTGGTGGATGTGCTAACCATTTACAAAGTACGCTCCCCATGTAGTTATCAGTAGAACCAATAAAGTTTCTGTCATACATTACAGTATTGTAAGGAATAGTGATAAATGTGCTGTTTTAATAATAAAGCAAGCAGTGCTTTCTCACAAGAGCCTCGTTTATCTCCAGTGGGCCCACATACAATGAGCGGATTCACAAATTTATAATGAAAGCAGTTACATTCCTACATCTTTTACAACAATGCATCGCTGTGTTTGGCACAGTTTTCAAAGCGTGTGGATACTATGGAACAGTTCATGCAAATGTAAAGCAATAAATATTAAAACTGTTCAGATGCTCTTAGTCCCATAAATTATGTATATACTAGTAACTTGTTTTTATCAGTTGCAGGCAATTAAGAAGCTACAAATGTAGGCTTATGCCACCTTGTGGTCAGATTCCTACAAGTACAATGACATAACAAGAACAGCAACAATAATGataacattaataataataatgataattaaaataaaaataataattaataatataacaataataatgataattaaaATTGTATTCTGTATATTAGAGTCAACTCTGTTCAGTTAGTTATTGACTTTATTGGGCATGTGCATACTTCAATAACATTCATTTGCACATCATATAATACAAACATTGCATATAACATCAATTTACATATACTTATTTAATCCACCATGATTTACATTATATATTTTCATTAAGCCAGCACTTCAACGttgatttatttgcatttacACCTATGATTTTTTTATATGTGACAGGCGATCAACAATCATTTCAATTTCCCACTCAACACGACAATAATTTTATCTTTCCACAATGAATTAACAATGCATAAACAAAGCAAGACTTTACATTCACAGTCAAAAAGGCCATCATGAACgaaatctgctcaaaacaaaaaataacgaCTGCTGTGTCAGAGGTCAGTGGCAAGGTTTACCACATCAAATAGTAAAACAATATCTAAC
This portion of the Syngnathus scovelli strain Florida chromosome 3, RoL_Ssco_1.2, whole genome shotgun sequence genome encodes:
- the unm_hu7912 gene encoding apical junction component 1 homolog, which codes for MTRTHPPDILTSTLYQDIPLYPTTEHISSAHSSLQCDLKMIDKAEIINKRHCRSFDFLESLDDPQSASSPMEYPFKRPEQQTLHKDLTWNGLDQPGYLRFSSPDLFNSRQIQQQTSQDKTSHLTWSDSVNRKRSRSAPRIKSTLTPVPISVSPLETNQAKDAPDTLRSSETQREAHSSNKAFLNEVHPIKLQPNSPLYVSDCFNEGKSETTTPTPHVRCRVDIKPDAAVLQHTSRQVPNLRPERLAWQRFSQASSSRGLYVPRQISSPTPTPSECYNGDFRPGYHYTTSMSPVSYQHQDMYRMPSQTAMYLNQEQRAYSNPNIPTKFFYTEDPVRYPVHPYTRAYFQDDRSSLASRGSTMTSQYDPRNRWVHTLPLRSYFADTNQEPSHSVYSTPYPMSEAGSCFSQTPSSTYFGDDPRFNSYHQSCSNLYYNKPFNSPEDRYFPSRQYHTEGRRRPRMSQAFSDDWYRSSISGYSNQSSQLTPPRVRVDTGVPPWYSTYGTETSRLRTEAKNQSKSWDNILYPRHDKDQSVLRGRSYENLFYQGRHGASPNVSSQPVILNLSSSPKRYAALSLSETSLERGPSNPWKTSKSGHWFVTPEITITDNDICAGNREPRGVHAVNWNTLDSEKKFAPRVIDVKKSFSTAEMTKEKKRNNVSLQQSLEQLDELLADLVVDYKPPTSRKPSGDFLDQLKQLITEDDEKVRGSSEIENLECLNTQLPSSKSSPDTIKDPDSGCDALQRSAEECSPDHSVEEEETMVCANKKCKRSENMFNACLYFKSCHSCYTFYCSRNCRRDDWESHKETCVYGRLSSVCRHTIKFCREKSEIHKAFSRIAKAGYLSRGRGVLFLGFANPETADNFLQVGLEGLVMSPTYLSLRELDGFKDNLGEYCKELQMAGNEYDPSECFLLNVSVAVGELVPNRPSPRVQTPTVRKYAKVSLASSSPEKKLLKKDSDMETLILTPPPGTPAIDQEGEEGRKAREVCFVNIQRELRIRGVFLRHEYPKIYNQLCEFVESNKRFTPTTIYPLDKRTGKQFMCMIMAASEPRTLDWVDTPHLLDDII